The Leishmania mexicana MHOM/GT/2001/U1103 complete genome, chromosome 32 genome has a window encoding:
- a CDS encoding putative phosphoribosyl transferase, translating to MSAHTPQHHKGHQVAAGETFFYRQHVRPGVETTFRIRLISGTANPDLTDNVAKCLNVDKCRTEIKRFANGELNIKVVDNVRGDDCFIIQPTAGGFDTDVNTAMMELLLLVHTLKLSSAKRITAIVPYYAYSRQDRKSEPRVPISASAVAQLLQCMGVDRVVTMDLHCGQIQGFFRNIPVDNLLMFPEFATYLMRQPWFDKNQTVVVSPDAGGVERANVLADRIGASHIVTILKRRKEAGKVDSMQTVGNVQGYTCVIVDDMVDTAGTLCKACDLLKEMGATRVIACASHGILTDPACDRINACEALEEVVVSDSIDQRLTTAKCDKLTVLTTAPLLAQAVHSLHTEASLSSLFVKL from the coding sequence ATgtctgcacacacacctcaGCACCACAAGGGCCATCAAGTCGCCGCCGGAGAGACTTTCTTCTATCGTCAGCATGTGCGTCCAGGCGTAGAAACGACCTTTCGCATTCGGCTTATTTCTGGCACCGCCAACCCAGACCTCACCGACAACGTGGCCAAGTGTCTGAACGTGGACAAGTGCCGCACGGAAATCAAGCGCTTTGCTAACGGGGAGCTGAACATCAAGGTGGTCGACAATGTTCGCGGTGATGACTGCTTCATTATTCAGCCGACTGCCGGTGGCTTCGACACGGACGTCAATACGGCCAtgatggagctgctgctgctggtgcacaCTCTGAAGCTGTCTTCGGCGAAGCGAATTACGGCTATCGTGCCCTACTACGCGTATAGCCGCCAGGATCGCAAGAGTGAGCCGCGTGTGCCGATCTCTGCAtccgcggtggcgcagctgctgcagtgcatGGGTGTTGACCGTGTCGTGACGATGGATCTGCACTGCGGCCAGATACAGGGCTTCTTCAGGAACATCCCGGTGGACAACCTACTCATGTTCCCCGAGTTTGCCACATACCTGATGCGGCAGCCGTGGTTTGACAAGAACCAAACAGTGGTGGTCTCGCCCGATGCCGGCGGCGTGGAGCGCGCCAACGTGCTGGCTGATCGCATCGGCGCTAGCCACATTGTCACCATCCTGAAGCGTCGCAAGGAGGCCGGAAAGGTGGACTCTATGCAGACGGTCGGTAACGTTCAGGGCTACACGTGCGTCATCGTCGACGATATGGTCGACACCGCGGGCACACTGTGCAAGGCGTGCGACCTACTGAAGGAGATGGGCGCGACGCGTGTCATTGCCTGCGCGAGCCACGGCATTTTGACCGATCCGGCGTGTGACCGCATCAACGCCTGCGAGGCACTGGAGGAGGTAGTGGTCTCCGACTCGATTGATCAGCGCCTGACAACGGCGAAGTGCGATAAGCTAACCGTACTGacgacggcaccgctgctggcgcaaGCCGTGCACAGCCTCCACACGGAagcgtcgctctcctctctttttGTGAAGCTGTAA
- a CDS encoding 60S ribosomal protein L37 has product MTKGTTSMGQRHGRTHILCRRCGRNSYHVQWERCAACAYPRASRRRYNWSVKAIKRRRTGTGRCRYLKVVNRRIANHFKTPKA; this is encoded by the coding sequence ATGACCAAGGGTACCACGTCGATGGGTCAGCGCCACgggcgcacgcacatcctgtgccgccgctgtggccGAAACTCCTACCACGTCCAGTGggagcgctgcgccgcctgcgcttACCCGCGCGCTAGCCGCCGTCGTTACAACTGGTCCGTGAAGGCCATcaagcgtcgccgcaccggcaccggcCGCTGCCGTTACCTGAAGGTGGTGAACCGCCGCATTGCCAACCACTTCAAGACCCCCAAGGCGTAA
- a CDS encoding RNA editing complex protein MP46, producing MTTFPESMCAVSCESQLCLLCDTPYISWTEHSREHAHVARSVVCRFFVTPERSESIMQHLERHIALDLKEVDALTDRKVGRRRERLLAGLAHLVEKGVLRDSIPTLLRSTPACEGDDTGRGAGISGATLEVNSDLFLNRVLVGEAFLRREVLDRCARLMPSLTAMELNSVVTYLTSTRQVARIFDELSLMELLVARAESERAPANVNTATAAATAAGRAAESASVEQLSETTAAPLPDSDASTESPPGQQPCSSTPAAASPSPPRWSLSREDKVSIMCACLGELHRFHEQERPRSVISKAAADAIVLNVLAGHGRENLVSELVHETLQRIVDEGTVVWRQHQEDVKRRGRSSEANLTGAARISTRRAPDTDSAVSEDLWYVRTAPLPSKPSPRPASPATLDSAAAEQLVSSYLPFNDVDHLSGAEPDAAKTTAEAPSGSNADGTCTTSPEFISVLHTSEKDWGPLTAELRKRAEDWSRLPFAPSTPELKASKLSR from the coding sequence ATGACGACATTCCCGGAGAGTATGTGCGCGGTGTCGTGTGAGTCGCAGCTTTGTCTGCTGTGCGATACCCCCTACATCTCCTGGACGGAGCACTCCCGCGAGCATGCTCACGTGGCACGCTCGGTAGTGTGCCGTTTCTTTGTGACGCcagagagaagcgagagcATCATGCAGCACCTAGAGCGGCACATCGCTCTGGACTTAAAGGAGGTGGATGCCCTCACTGACCGCAAGGTagggcggcgccgcgagcGTCTCCTCGCGGGCCTTGCGCACCTTGTCGAGAAGGGGGTACTGCGGGATAGCATacccacgctgctgcgctcaACGCCGGCCTGCGAGGGAGATGATACGGGAAGAGGTGCTGGCATTAGCGGCGCGACGCTTGAGGTCAACTCCGACCTTTTTCTCAACCGTGTCCTCGTGGGGGAGGCGTTCCTGCGCCGTGAGGTGCTTGACCGATGCGCGCGGCTGATGCCGTCCCTCACAGCGATGGAGCTGAACAGTGTAGTGACGTACTTGACGTCGACGCGTCAAGTGGCCCGCATCTTTGATGAGCTGTCGCTGATGGAGCTTCTCGTGGCGCGTGCGGAGTCGGAAAGAGCTCCCGCGAACGTGAataccgccaccgctgctgccactgccgccggaAGAGCAGCAGAGTCAGCGAGCGTAGAGCAGCTGAGCGAGACAACTGCGGCACCTTTGCCAGACAGTGACGCGAGCACAGAGTCACCACCTGGGCAGCAACCCTGCTCTTCCACGCcggctgccgcttctccctctcccccacgctGGAGCCTGTCCCGCGAGGACAAGGTGTCCATCATGTGCGCCTGTCTCGGCGAGCTGCACCGCTTTCACGAGCAGGAGCGGCCGCGCTCCGTCATCTcgaaggcagcagcagacgccaTTGTGCTGAACGTGCTTGCCGGACACGGACGCGAGAACCTGGTGTCGGAGCTGGTGCATGAAACACTGCAGCGCATCGTGGACGAGGGGACGGTGGtctggcggcagcaccaggaGGATGTGAAGCGGCGCGGTCGTTCGTCTGAGGCAAACTTGACAGGGGCGGCTCGAATCAGCACACGGCGGGCACCTGACACGGACAGTGCGGTATCCGAGGACTTGTGGTACGTGcgcaccgcgccgctgccgtcaaAGCCGTCACCGCGGCCGGCGTCTCCGGCTACACTGGAtagcgccgcagcggaacAACTCGTGTCTTCTTACTTGCCCTTCAATGATGTTGATCACCTTAGCGGCGCCGAGCCTGACGCCGCGAAAACGACGGCAGAAGCACCGTCGGGGTCGAATGCGGACGgcacctgcaccacctcTCCAGAGTTCATTTCCGTACTTCACACCTCGGAGAAGGACTGGGGGCCGCTCACGGCGGAGCTGAGGAAGCGTGCCGAGGATTGGAGCCGGCTACCTTTTGCGCCTAGCACACCCGAGCTAAAAGCGTCGAAGCTGTCGCGCTAA
- a CDS encoding putative serine/threonine-protein kinase a, translating to MAEVIPISSQQVPDNSEVELQFKDILGPMGSKTCKYERVRELGSGSFGKALLVRRVSDGQLLVAKRMDLAAMSEKDKKYATAEIQCLASCDHFAIIRYYEDYVAEPYILIIMEFADAGDLNMQVKQRAKAGFIYFEEHEVGYTFVQLAMAVDHIHRRRMLHRDIKGANVMLMTNGVIKLGDFGFSHQYENTVSDQVAQTFCGTPYYLAPELWNHQRYSKKADVWAMGVLLFEMMALRRPFVGQGMRALSEAVMSNRRDCELPQQYSRSLKDLCNIMLRADPNQRPSCAQLFKLPHMMKLLLDFGTSVDNSQLVSDALKKKIHANVCEIRDTNTNGPEALTFVGHAGAVGGSVFYEGYVRKESGKAWKERFLVLRDGGLVISRHKGDKETKPLPVALISSAVFVPEQSACSTGVFAINLADTKTMWFQALPPETAEVWVHKIQQSICVP from the coding sequence ATGGCGGAGGTGATTCCCATCTCTAGCCAGCAGGTCCCCGACAACAgcgaggtggagctgcagTTCAAGGACATCCTCGGACCCATGGGTAGCAAGACATGCAAGTACGAGAGGGTGCGCGAGCTCGGTTCCGGGTCTTTCGgcaaggcgctgctggtgcgtcGCGTATCGGACGGTCAGCTGCTCGTTGCCAAGCGCATGGACCTGGCGGCGATGTCGGAGAAGGACAAGAAGTACGCGACGGCGGAGATTCAGTGTCTCGCCTCATGCGATCACTTCGCCATCATCAGATATTACGAAGATTACGTGGCGGAGCCGTACATACTCATCATCATGGAGTTCGCTGACGCCGGCGACCTGAACATGCAAGTCAAGCAGCGCGCCAAGGCTGGGTTCATCTACTTCGAGGAGCACGAAGTCGGCTACACCTTTGTGCAGCTAGCCATGGCGGTGGACCACattcaccgccgccgcatgctgcaccgcgacatCAAAGGTGCCAATGTCATGCTCATGACAAACGGCGTCATCAAACTTGGTGACTTTGGCTTCAGTCACCAGTACGAGAATACGGTCAGTGACCAGGTCGCGCAAACGTTTTGCGGCACGCCGTACTACCTCGCGCCGGAGCTGTGGAACCACCAACGGTACAGCAAGAAAGCGGACGTATGGGCCATGGGCGTTCTTCTTTTTGAgatgatggcgctgcgccgtccgTTTGTTGGACAGGGCATGCGGGCGCTGTCAGAGGCGGTCATGAGCAACAGGCGCGACTGCGAGCTGCCACAGCAGTACAGCCGCTCACTTAAAGATTTGTGCAACATTATGCTGCGGGCAGATCCGAACCAGCGTCCCTCCTGCGCGCAGCTCTTCAAGCTTCCCCACATGATGAAGCTGCTCTTGGACTTTGGGACGAGCGTCGACAACTCGCAACTCGTGAGTGACGCCCTCAAGAAGAAGATCCACGCGAATGTATGTGAAATTCGCGACACAAACACGAATGGCCCGGAGGCGCTCACCTTTGTCGGCCATGCCGGGGCCGTGGGCGGGTCCGTTTTCTACGAGGGCTACGTGCGTAAGGAGAGCGGCAAAGCATGGAAGGAGCGCTTTCTCGTgttgcgcgacggcggccttGTCATCAGTCGCCACAAGGGCGACAAGGAGACGAAGCCGCTGCCCGTGGCGCTCATCAGCAGTGCCGTCTTTGTGCCGGAGCAGTCTGCCTGCTCGACCGGCGTCTTCGCGATCAACCTAGCAGACACAAAGACAATGTGGTTccaggcgctgccgccggaaACAGCGGAGGTGTGGGTGCATAAGATTCAGCAGTCGATTTGTGTACCGTAG